The following are from one region of the Rosettibacter firmus genome:
- a CDS encoding molybdopterin-containing oxidoreductase family protein, translating into MAYIFDEKVGRRKFIKTTSLSAAAASALGLSGCATWGSKERELSINEEGLKQWGRQAGEWIPSCCNMCGGQSGILVHVVNGVVEKIEPNHWNPNNYSNISTDFFDGYTEEYGTKEGGCICPKGNAGIMALYDPDRIKKPLKRKNPERGLDVDPQWEEISWGQALNEISAKLKQLRDNNEAHKLLWMSEDHSFTHIQADFCKLFGTPNYSMHSNLCDVARKASFKTVVGDERPLADFIQSKYILLFGWNPTSAIKWVYLPRILTRAIERGARLVVVDPYLSDTAAKGHDWLAIRPGTDGALALALAHCIIRDGLYDKDFVDNWTVGFDKYAEYVKDKTPEWAEKITSIPAHKIEEVAHDLATIKPAVVDAWSGPGQHTNGVQGGRAIAALAALIGGYDKPGTLILPNTGGNKHIEIEPSEFAEKTLKQPRFDELNKYPLGHKSGVYTQTFNNIIDGKGPYDAKMLVCVFQNPVMSVPGGTKTVVEAFKKLEMTVVIDTMMSETAMLADYVLPGTVYLERYDLNTHWVTWPAVGLRQPVVKPLFGQLTEYETVIALGRKLDLRTKDGKKFFEISPLSGEKIEDLTKWYEDYLSKELLEGKPKITLQQLKELPGAVWVDKKGTEYEKYAKELPADKLKGAFYDGNAIYDKPKDKGGKRIGTIINGKKVRGFFTKSGKVEFYSEWLVEKKDADGNPINPLPEYKPRDWQPNDEYPLYLINWKEASHTHTRTQNNAWLLEIKGHNPIIMNPTTAAKYGIEDGDEIWLESPYGKVKGKVKLTKRIHPEVIGAQHGFGHTALGKSAKDRGTNTGILNITKSDPLSGMAVHKEICVKVYKA; encoded by the coding sequence ATGGCATATATATTTGACGAAAAAGTTGGAAGAAGAAAATTTATTAAAACAACTTCACTTTCAGCAGCAGCTGCATCCGCTCTCGGATTAAGTGGCTGTGCAACATGGGGTTCAAAAGAAAGAGAACTTAGTATAAATGAAGAAGGATTAAAACAATGGGGACGCCAAGCCGGTGAATGGATTCCTTCGTGCTGTAATATGTGTGGTGGACAATCGGGAATTCTTGTTCACGTAGTTAATGGTGTTGTCGAAAAAATTGAACCTAACCACTGGAATCCTAATAACTATTCAAATATTTCAACTGATTTCTTCGATGGTTACACAGAAGAATATGGAACAAAAGAAGGTGGATGTATCTGTCCAAAAGGAAATGCAGGCATAATGGCATTATACGATCCGGATAGAATTAAAAAACCTTTGAAGAGAAAGAATCCAGAACGCGGTCTTGATGTTGATCCACAATGGGAAGAAATCAGCTGGGGACAAGCATTAAATGAAATTTCTGCAAAACTCAAACAACTGCGCGATAACAACGAAGCTCACAAACTTTTATGGATGAGTGAAGATCATTCTTTTACTCATATTCAAGCAGACTTCTGTAAGCTCTTTGGAACACCAAATTATTCAATGCATTCAAACCTTTGTGATGTAGCTCGCAAAGCTTCCTTTAAAACAGTCGTTGGCGACGAACGACCATTAGCAGATTTCATTCAATCAAAATATATTTTGCTTTTTGGCTGGAATCCTACTAGCGCAATAAAGTGGGTTTATCTTCCAAGAATTTTAACAAGAGCTATCGAAAGAGGTGCTCGTTTAGTTGTTGTTGATCCTTATCTTTCGGATACAGCTGCAAAGGGACACGACTGGCTGGCTATTCGTCCAGGCACTGATGGTGCACTTGCACTTGCTCTTGCTCATTGCATTATTCGCGATGGTTTGTATGATAAAGATTTTGTCGATAACTGGACAGTTGGCTTTGATAAATATGCTGAATATGTAAAAGATAAAACTCCTGAGTGGGCTGAAAAGATTACTAGTATACCTGCACATAAAATTGAAGAAGTTGCACACGATCTGGCAACAATTAAACCTGCAGTAGTAGATGCATGGAGCGGTCCCGGTCAGCATACCAATGGAGTGCAAGGCGGTAGAGCTATTGCTGCACTTGCTGCTTTAATTGGAGGCTATGATAAACCAGGTACTCTCATTCTACCAAATACTGGCGGAAATAAACATATTGAAATTGAACCAAGTGAATTTGCTGAAAAAACATTAAAACAACCAAGATTTGATGAATTGAATAAATATCCACTGGGACATAAATCTGGTGTTTATACTCAGACATTTAATAATATCATTGATGGCAAAGGACCATATGATGCAAAAATGTTGGTTTGTGTTTTTCAAAATCCAGTGATGAGTGTTCCAGGTGGTACAAAAACTGTTGTAGAAGCTTTCAAAAAATTAGAAATGACTGTTGTTATTGATACTATGATGAGTGAAACCGCAATGCTTGCAGATTATGTATTGCCAGGAACTGTATATCTCGAACGTTATGATTTAAATACACACTGGGTTACCTGGCCTGCGGTTGGATTACGTCAACCTGTTGTAAAACCATTATTTGGTCAACTCACTGAATATGAAACTGTAATTGCACTTGGAAGAAAATTAGATTTAAGAACAAAAGATGGAAAGAAATTTTTTGAGATTAGTCCACTATCCGGTGAAAAAATAGAAGATCTGACAAAATGGTATGAAGATTATTTATCAAAAGAACTTCTTGAAGGTAAACCCAAAATTACTTTGCAACAATTAAAGGAATTGCCAGGTGCAGTTTGGGTTGATAAAAAAGGAACTGAGTATGAAAAATATGCAAAAGAATTACCTGCTGATAAATTGAAAGGAGCTTTTTATGATGGGAATGCAATTTACGATAAACCAAAAGATAAAGGTGGAAAGAGAATCGGAACAATAATAAATGGTAAAAAAGTAAGAGGCTTCTTCACTAAATCTGGAAAAGTTGAATTTTATTCTGAATGGCTTGTAGAAAAGAAAGATGCAGATGGAAATCCCATTAATCCTTTACCTGAATACAAACCGAGAGATTGGCAACCAAATGATGAGTATCCATTATATTTAATCAATTGGAAAGAAGCAAGTCATACTCACACAAGAACACAAAACAATGCATGGCTTCTGGAAATAAAAGGACACAATCCAATTATAATGAATCCTACAACTGCAGCAAAGTATGGAATTGAAGATGGTGATGAAATATGGTTGGAATCACCTTATGGCAAAGTAAAAGGCAAAGTTAAATTAACAAAAAGAATTCATCCTGAAGTAATTGGCGCTCAACATGGATTTGGACATACTGCTCTCGGTAAATCTGCAAAAGATAGAGGTACAAACACTGGAATATTAAACATTACAAAATCAGATCCACTTTCTGGAATGGCAGTGCATAAAGAGATTTGCGTTAAAGTTTATAAAGCATAA
- a CDS encoding carboxymuconolactone decarboxylase family protein translates to MSQIPKRFQKFTEDYPEVAKAYEQLGDAVHNAGPLDEKTRALIKLAISTGAKLEGAVHSHVRKALKAGCTVEEMRHVVLLSLPTIGLPSMMAALSWIDDIIEDKK, encoded by the coding sequence ATGTCACAAATACCAAAACGATTTCAAAAATTCACTGAAGATTATCCTGAAGTTGCCAAAGCTTATGAACAGCTTGGCGATGCTGTCCATAATGCTGGTCCTCTCGATGAAAAAACAAGAGCACTTATTAAACTTGCAATTTCAACTGGAGCAAAATTAGAAGGAGCAGTTCATTCACATGTTCGCAAAGCATTAAAAGCTGGATGTACTGTAGAAGAGATGCGACATGTTGTTTTACTTTCACTCCCTACTATTGGACTTCCTTCTATGATGGCTGCCTTAAGCTGGATTGATGATATAATTGAGGATAAAAAATGA
- a CDS encoding chromate transporter produces the protein MIESLLNLFWAFIKVGSLSFGGAYSLIPLIEREVVKNYQWLSHDEFLKVLGMVEIFPGAISIKFATYTGYKTAGILGAIVANLGNIFTPAILILFSTYIYSIYEKNILVTKAFNGIKFAVIGMIAAIMYQYAVKNGNHWQEFLLLTIGAILIIFFKLHPAFIVLIAALIGIIIL, from the coding sequence ATGATTGAAAGTTTATTAAATCTTTTCTGGGCATTTATTAAAGTAGGTTCACTTTCATTCGGTGGTGCTTATTCACTAATTCCATTGATTGAAAGAGAAGTTGTAAAAAATTATCAATGGCTTAGTCACGATGAATTTTTAAAAGTACTCGGTATGGTCGAAATATTTCCTGGTGCAATTTCCATTAAGTTTGCAACTTATACTGGTTATAAAACAGCTGGTATTCTTGGTGCTATTGTAGCAAATCTTGGAAATATTTTTACTCCAGCAATATTAATTTTGTTTAGTACCTACATTTATTCAATTTATGAAAAAAATATTCTTGTAACTAAAGCATTTAATGGAATTAAATTCGCCGTGATCGGAATGATTGCTGCCATTATGTATCAATATGCAGTTAAGAATGGTAATCACTGGCAGGAATTTTTACTACTTACTATTGGAGCAATATTAATAATATTCTTTAAACTACATCCAGCTTTTATAGTGCTCATTGCAGCATTAATAGGAATAATAATATTGTGA
- the moaA gene encoding GTP 3',8-cyclase MoaA — protein sequence MKLTDNYNRIHDYVRISLIDKCNLNCIYCNPLNTLVKYESNKSILSYEELFRLIHILVKDLEVKKIRFTGGEPLIRKDIMKFFEMIYPLKNKYDFEMGITTNGTHLLDKLELLRLYGIELLNISLDTLNKSKFISITGKDLFDETISAINKAIETGFKSLKINMVVIKNVNDDELLSFIEYFKSFPISLRFIEYMPFTGNGWNDSKFLSWNEMKSEIIKKYNLIEIENDGKISKDYLIENAQLKIGFISSISDHFCDSCNRLRITAKGEIKTCLFSKPEKQSLKSLLSNQSITDDEIAEFIQSSLKTKWFNHPDVNELSKLNQNNMMSIGG from the coding sequence ATGAAATTAACAGATAATTACAATCGCATTCACGATTACGTGCGTATTTCATTAATTGATAAGTGTAATCTAAACTGTATTTATTGCAATCCCTTAAATACACTAGTAAAGTATGAATCAAACAAATCTATACTTTCTTATGAAGAGTTATTTCGATTAATCCATATTCTTGTAAAAGATTTAGAAGTAAAAAAAATTCGATTTACAGGTGGAGAACCGCTAATCAGAAAAGATATTATGAAATTCTTCGAAATGATTTATCCATTAAAAAATAAATATGATTTTGAAATGGGCATCACAACTAATGGAACACATTTGCTCGATAAACTTGAATTACTTCGTTTATATGGAATTGAATTATTAAACATAAGTCTTGACACTTTAAACAAATCAAAATTCATCTCTATTACTGGAAAAGACTTATTTGACGAAACAATTTCTGCAATCAATAAAGCAATCGAAACTGGCTTCAAGTCACTCAAAATAAATATGGTTGTTATTAAAAATGTTAATGATGATGAGTTGCTTTCTTTTATCGAATATTTCAAATCTTTCCCGATCAGTTTGAGATTTATAGAATATATGCCATTTACTGGAAATGGATGGAACGATTCTAAATTTTTAAGCTGGAATGAAATGAAATCAGAAATAATAAAAAAATATAATCTTATTGAAATTGAAAACGATGGTAAAATATCAAAAGACTATTTAATTGAAAATGCACAATTAAAAATTGGATTCATCAGCTCTATATCAGATCATTTTTGTGATAGTTGTAATCGTTTAAGAATAACAGCGAAGGGAGAGATAAAAACCTGTCTCTTTTCAAAACCTGAAAAACAAAGCTTGAAATCTCTTCTCTCAAATCAATCAATAACAGATGATGAAATTGCAGAGTTCATACAAAGTTCATTAAAAACAAAATGGTTTAATCATCCAGATGTTAATGAGTTATCAAAATTAAATCAAAATAATATGATGAGTATTGGAGGATGA
- the moaC gene encoding cyclic pyranopterin monophosphate synthase MoaC, which produces MKKLSHINSTGKAEMVDVSEKEITIRTAEAYAEVKVSKEIFDAIKNNEIKKGDVLAIAKFAGIQAAKKTSELIPLCHNIFISKIDLELKLNSNKKTIEIKSYAKTTAQTGIEMEALTAVSVAALTIYDMCKAIDKSMVINEIKLLSKTGGKSGNYTKRNTR; this is translated from the coding sequence ATGAAAAAATTATCACACATAAACAGCACTGGCAAAGCAGAGATGGTTGATGTTTCCGAAAAAGAAATTACAATACGAACTGCCGAAGCTTATGCCGAAGTAAAAGTTTCAAAAGAAATTTTTGATGCAATAAAAAATAATGAAATAAAAAAAGGTGATGTGCTTGCTATTGCTAAGTTTGCTGGAATTCAGGCAGCAAAAAAAACAAGTGAGTTAATCCCGCTCTGTCACAACATTTTCATCTCTAAAATTGATCTGGAATTAAAACTGAATTCGAATAAGAAAACAATTGAAATAAAATCGTATGCAAAAACAACTGCACAAACAGGCATTGAAATGGAAGCATTAACAGCTGTTTCAGTTGCAGCATTAACTATTTACGATATGTGCAAAGCGATCGATAAATCAATGGTTATAAACGAAATAAAATTATTGAGTAAAACTGGAGGAAAAAGTGGAAACTATACTAAAAGAAATACACGTTAA
- a CDS encoding MOSC domain-containing protein: MLKEIHVNQFSQHSISTGKVVAISISKKKGIPKTNVQSAKLIENFGIEGDVHAGNWHRQVSFLALESIDKMREKGLPNLRPGAFAENITTEFITLPNLEVGTRIQIGNDAILEITQIGKECHSKCAIFTKVGDCVMPREGIFARVIRGGEIFIGDQIKILN, encoded by the coding sequence ATACTAAAAGAAATACACGTTAATCAATTTTCTCAGCATTCAATTTCCACTGGTAAAGTTGTTGCAATTTCAATTAGCAAGAAAAAAGGAATTCCTAAAACAAATGTTCAATCAGCAAAGCTAATAGAAAATTTTGGAATTGAAGGAGATGTTCACGCAGGAAACTGGCACAGACAGGTAAGTTTTCTTGCATTAGAAAGTATTGATAAAATGAGAGAGAAAGGATTACCAAATCTTCGTCCAGGTGCATTTGCAGAAAACATTACAACAGAATTTATAACTCTACCAAATCTTGAAGTCGGGACAAGAATTCAAATTGGTAATGATGCAATACTGGAGATAACTCAAATTGGAAAAGAATGTCACAGCAAATGTGCAATCTTTACAAAGGTTGGCGACTGTGTAATGCCACGTGAAGGAATTTTTGCAAGAGTAATTCGTGGTGGAGAAATATTTATTGGTGATCAAATCAAAATTTTAAATTAG
- a CDS encoding molybdopterin molybdotransferase MoeA, which produces MINYNEAIEIIKSEISKIKLNLEEVDIFESYNRILAEDVIADVDLPPFDNSAVDGYAIKFSNRNQWNIIGEISAGNYSSFNLTENDAVLIATGSKLPENADTVIPIEDVNVNGNNLQLKQNITIKKGINIRTQGNDLRINEIALKQFTKIDSKSIAVLASCGKEKVKVYSKLKSALLSTGNELIPINEKPAEDKFRVSNIYSLYTAMKEMNHTVINLGFTKDDKALIRNKVGAALEMNIDILITTGGVSVGKYDFLKEIFAELGVQEKFWKVNIKPGKPIYFGVYESDNRIILVFGLPGNPVSSLVNFYVFIKPAIDYLYRQNSLNKFTAILQNDLKKKDEKRHFSRGVLYIENDELKVTSEFSQSSGNLVEMSRANCLIEIEESRLNPKKGEKVKCILI; this is translated from the coding sequence ATGATTAATTATAATGAAGCTATTGAAATAATAAAATCTGAAATCAGTAAAATAAAACTTAATTTAGAAGAAGTTGATATATTTGAATCATATAACCGCATACTTGCAGAAGATGTAATTGCAGATGTTGACCTTCCCCCTTTTGATAACTCGGCAGTGGATGGCTATGCAATTAAATTTTCAAATAGAAATCAATGGAATATAATTGGAGAAATTTCAGCTGGAAATTATTCGTCATTCAATCTCACAGAGAATGATGCGGTGTTAATTGCAACAGGTAGTAAACTTCCAGAAAATGCAGATACTGTTATTCCTATTGAAGATGTTAACGTGAATGGTAATAATCTTCAATTGAAACAAAACATAACTATCAAAAAAGGAATTAATATTCGCACTCAGGGTAATGATTTAAGAATAAACGAAATTGCTCTAAAACAATTCACAAAAATTGATTCAAAGTCAATTGCAGTGCTTGCAAGTTGTGGGAAAGAGAAAGTTAAAGTCTATTCAAAATTAAAAAGTGCATTACTTTCAACTGGAAATGAATTAATCCCGATTAACGAAAAACCAGCAGAAGATAAATTTCGGGTTTCTAATATCTATTCTCTTTATACAGCAATGAAAGAAATGAATCATACAGTTATCAATCTTGGTTTTACAAAAGATGATAAAGCATTGATTCGCAACAAAGTAGGAGCAGCACTAGAAATGAATATTGATATATTGATTACAACCGGAGGTGTTTCTGTTGGCAAGTATGATTTTCTAAAAGAAATTTTCGCAGAACTGGGTGTACAGGAGAAATTCTGGAAAGTAAACATCAAACCAGGTAAGCCAATTTATTTTGGAGTTTATGAAAGTGATAATAGAATAATTTTAGTTTTTGGATTGCCTGGAAATCCAGTTTCGTCGCTTGTTAATTTTTATGTATTCATTAAACCAGCAATTGATTATTTATACAGGCAAAATAGTTTAAATAAATTTACCGCTATTCTTCAAAACGATTTAAAGAAAAAAGATGAGAAACGACATTTTTCCCGTGGAGTTTTATACATAGAAAATGACGAACTGAAAGTAACTTCAGAATTCTCACAATCATCTGGCAATCTTGTTGAAATGAGCCGTGCAAATTGTTTGATTGAAATTGAGGAATCAAGATTGAATCCGAAAAAAGGAGAAAAAGTAAAATGTATTCTGATATAA
- the mobA gene encoding molybdenum cofactor guanylyltransferase, producing MYSDITGVILAGGKSSRMGLNKALLKLGDKKIIEIAVDLMKSIFPEVIIITNSPDEYSFLQLPLFEDIYKWKGPLAGIHSALINSKTEKVFVLSCDMPLMTKEMIEYIINYESDKPIKFCEAAGYHQPLAGVYSKSLIADIENIISSEKTNDKSFHQFLKNVNAEIIYPQGLTFYSDEIFFNVNNPVDYDTILKKFLKTE from the coding sequence ATGTATTCTGATATAACAGGAGTAATTCTTGCCGGTGGAAAAAGTTCACGTATGGGTTTGAACAAAGCATTATTGAAATTAGGTGATAAAAAAATAATAGAGATAGCTGTTGATCTGATGAAATCAATTTTCCCGGAAGTTATTATTATAACTAATTCTCCAGATGAATATAGTTTTCTCCAACTTCCTTTATTCGAAGATATTTATAAATGGAAAGGACCACTTGCAGGGATTCATTCAGCATTGATTAATTCAAAAACCGAAAAAGTTTTTGTCCTATCTTGTGATATGCCTTTGATGACAAAAGAAATGATCGAGTATATTATTAACTATGAAAGTGATAAACCAATTAAATTTTGTGAGGCTGCTGGTTATCATCAACCACTTGCTGGAGTTTATTCAAAATCATTAATAGCAGATATTGAAAATATTATAAGTAGCGAAAAGACAAATGATAAATCATTTCATCAATTTCTAAAAAATGTTAATGCAGAAATAATTTATCCACAAGGATTAACTTTTTATAGCGATGAAATATTTTTCAATGTTAACAATCCTGTGGACTATGATACAATATTGAAAAAGTTTCTTAAAACAGAATAG
- a CDS encoding GYD domain-containing protein, with product MAEYVLFGKYTSESIKQVSADRTKKATELIEKLGGKIKSMHALLGEKDLIFILDLPDNEKALQASLALFKLTGISFSTHPAISIETFDKLASES from the coding sequence ATGGCTGAATATGTATTATTTGGTAAGTATACTTCAGAATCTATCAAACAGGTAAGTGCAGACAGAACAAAAAAAGCTACAGAGTTAATTGAAAAACTGGGAGGCAAAATTAAATCGATGCATGCTTTACTTGGTGAGAAAGATTTAATATTTATTCTTGACCTTCCGGATAACGAAAAGGCATTGCAAGCTTCTTTAGCACTTTTCAAGTTAACCGGAATCTCATTTTCTACGCATCCAGCAATTTCCATAGAAACATTTGATAAGCTTGCAAGTGAGTCATGA
- a CDS encoding CDP-alcohol phosphatidyltransferase family protein, producing the protein MNKHTRVNDILLGPLERPALKWLAQKMPDFITPDILTVIGLIGSFITGLSYYLSSYDELFLWIASLGLVINWFGDSLDGTLARYRKIERPKYGYFIDHTLDSLSIIAIAIGAGLSPYARFDFVMFALVGYLLMSILVYIRTYVYGIFKISYYKIGPTEVRLIIIILNTLVYFWGANEFAYEGEKYTILDVGALILAIGLLILFIVSVIFEGRKLKNTEINNVDK; encoded by the coding sequence ATGAATAAACACACAAGAGTTAACGACATTTTACTCGGTCCACTTGAACGACCAGCATTAAAATGGTTAGCCCAAAAAATGCCAGACTTTATAACCCCAGATATTCTGACCGTTATTGGTTTAATTGGTTCTTTCATAACAGGTCTGAGTTATTATTTATCTTCTTACGACGAACTATTTTTATGGATTGCAAGTTTAGGTTTAGTTATCAATTGGTTTGGTGATAGTCTTGATGGTACATTAGCAAGATACAGAAAAATCGAACGACCTAAATATGGTTATTTTATTGACCATACACTCGATTCTTTAAGTATTATAGCTATTGCAATAGGAGCAGGTTTATCTCCATATGCAAGATTTGATTTTGTTATGTTTGCTCTTGTTGGTTATTTATTAATGTCTATTCTGGTCTATATAAGAACATATGTATATGGGATTTTCAAAATATCTTATTATAAGATTGGTCCAACAGAAGTTAGATTAATCATTATCATATTAAATACTCTGGTTTACTTTTGGGGAGCTAATGAATTTGCTTATGAAGGAGAAAAATATACTATTCTCGATGTTGGAGCATTAATTCTTGCTATTGGATTATTAATTTTATTTATAGTTTCTGTGATATTTGAAGGAAGAAAATTAAAAAATACAGAAATAAATAATGTTGATAAATAA
- the coaE gene encoding dephospho-CoA kinase (Dephospho-CoA kinase (CoaE) performs the final step in coenzyme A biosynthesis.), producing MKDKLLIAITGGIGSGKSIVSSIIESQGYCVLKSDSIAKKIMLEDNEIKQEIIKYFGTQSYINNQLNTEYLSEKVFSSKENLEKINSIVHPKTIKKTLELAEKEFQKSKYVFVESALIYEAKIEKYFDYIILIYSDEQSRIRRVMERDKIPEDKIRQRMNFQIPDEKKKARADFVIENNHDLVELEKKVLFVLNLIKFLK from the coding sequence ATGAAAGATAAACTACTTATAGCAATTACAGGGGGAATTGGTTCGGGCAAATCTATTGTAAGTTCTATTATTGAATCTCAGGGCTATTGTGTTTTAAAGTCAGATTCGATTGCTAAAAAAATAATGCTTGAAGACAATGAAATTAAACAAGAAATAATAAAATATTTTGGTACTCAATCTTATATTAATAATCAACTTAACACAGAATATTTATCAGAAAAAGTTTTTTCATCAAAAGAAAATCTTGAAAAAATAAATTCAATAGTACACCCAAAAACTATTAAGAAAACTTTAGAACTGGCAGAAAAAGAGTTTCAAAAGTCAAAATATGTTTTTGTAGAATCAGCTCTAATTTACGAAGCAAAAATTGAAAAGTACTTTGATTATATTATTTTAATTTACTCTGATGAACAATCCCGTATTAGAAGAGTAATGGAAAGAGATAAAATACCTGAAGATAAAATTCGTCAAAGAATGAATTTTCAAATTCCTGATGAGAAGAAAAAAGCTCGAGCAGATTTTGTAATTGAAAATAATCACGATCTGGTAGAATTAGAAAAAAAGGTTCTTTTTGTTTTGAACTTGATAAAGTTTCTTAAGTAG
- the rny gene encoding ribonuclease Y, whose translation MQLEMYMVVLITSVTALVSFLLGWFINSKIGRNNIAVAKEKAQKIIEEAEKEAKHIKREKLLEVKDEWLKKKQEFDNEVNTKRQKLQTYEKQLETREENLEKKYDIVVQKEKTLKELEKQLQLQKEELDRKNLELEKLIEEQNNRLEKIAGFTSEEAKKMLMENMINQAKADAAQMIKEIREQAKLEAKKEAQKIIVQAIQRTAVDHSVETTVSVVQIQNDEMKGRIIGREGRNIRAFEAATGVDVIVDDTPEAVILSAFDQFRREVARIALERLIADGRIHPARIEEVVAKVEQELDEEIQREGENTLIQLGLHGVHPELVKHIGKMKYRSSYGQNLLQHSIEVAYLTGIMAAELGLDVNLAKRAGLLHDIGKTIDRDVEGPHALLGYELTKKYNEHPIVVNAVGSHHEDIEMEHPIAALVQAADAISGARPGARREPLESYIKRLENLEALAKSFEGVAKTYAIQAGREIRVVVEPDKVDDVLADRLSYEIAQKIQEEMEYPGQIKVTVIREVRKIAYAK comes from the coding sequence ATGCAGTTGGAAATGTATATGGTAGTTCTTATAACCTCTGTAACTGCTTTGGTTTCGTTCTTGCTGGGTTGGTTTATTAATTCTAAAATCGGCAGGAATAATATAGCTGTTGCAAAAGAAAAGGCTCAAAAAATTATTGAAGAAGCTGAAAAAGAAGCTAAACATATAAAAAGGGAAAAACTTCTCGAAGTAAAAGATGAATGGTTAAAGAAAAAACAGGAATTTGATAACGAAGTAAATACAAAACGTCAGAAACTTCAAACATACGAGAAGCAGCTTGAAACTCGAGAAGAAAACCTTGAAAAAAAATATGACATCGTAGTTCAAAAGGAAAAAACACTTAAAGAACTCGAGAAACAACTTCAGCTTCAGAAAGAAGAACTTGATAGAAAAAATCTCGAATTAGAAAAATTAATTGAAGAACAAAATAATCGCCTCGAAAAAATTGCTGGCTTTACATCTGAAGAAGCTAAAAAAATGCTTATGGAAAATATGATTAATCAAGCTAAAGCTGATGCTGCTCAGATGATTAAAGAAATTCGTGAACAAGCAAAACTCGAGGCGAAAAAAGAAGCTCAAAAAATTATTGTTCAGGCTATTCAAAGAACAGCTGTCGATCATTCTGTTGAAACAACAGTTTCTGTTGTTCAAATTCAAAATGATGAAATGAAAGGAAGAATAATTGGAAGAGAGGGCAGAAACATTCGTGCCTTCGAAGCAGCTACTGGTGTAGATGTTATAGTCGACGATACACCAGAAGCCGTTATACTTTCTGCTTTTGACCAATTTCGTAGAGAAGTAGCAAGAATAGCTCTTGAACGATTAATTGCCGATGGTAGAATTCATCCAGCAAGAATCGAAGAAGTAGTTGCAAAGGTTGAACAAGAACTCGATGAAGAAATTCAAAGGGAAGGCGAAAATACTTTAATTCAACTTGGATTACATGGCGTACATCCAGAATTAGTTAAACATATTGGCAAAATGAAATATCGTTCCAGCTATGGACAGAATTTATTACAACATAGCATTGAAGTTGCTTATCTTACAGGTATAATGGCTGCTGAACTTGGTTTGGATGTTAATCTTGCAAAAAGAGCAGGATTGTTACATGATATTGGTAAAACAATTGATAGAGATGTTGAAGGACCACATGCATTATTGGGTTACGAATTAACAAAGAAATATAATGAACATCCTATTGTTGTTAATGCGGTCGGAAGTCATCATGAAGATATTGAAATGGAACACCCGATTGCAGCTTTGGTTCAGGCAGCAGATGCAATAAGTGGCGCTCGTCCAGGTGCAAGAAGAGAACCACTTGAGAGTTATATTAAAAGACTTGAAAATCTCGAAGCCCTTGCTAAATCTTTTGAAGGAGTAGCAAAAACTTATGCTATTCAAGCTGGTAGAGAAATTAGAGTTGTTGTTGAACCAGATAAAGTAGATGATGTACTGGCAGATCGATTATCTTATGAAATAGCTCAAAAAATTCAGGAAGAAATGGAATATCCTGGACAGATTAAAGTTACTGTTATTCGTGAAGTTAGAAAAATAGCTTACGCAAAATAA